The Lactobacillus sp. ESL0680 DNA segment ATGACCTCAGCTATCAAAAATTCTTTGTATACAAAATACAATGAGCTGCAGGATCAATTTCATGCCATTTATTTAGATAAATGTTCCAATGCTTTGCTTACAAACGAACTACTTAATAAGAAGAAAAGTTTTATTGGTAAAGACTACGCCCATTTATCTTCTACAGAAATAACCAATCTATTAACCCAAACCAATAACGAGCATCAACATATTTATTATTTATTCAAAAAGCACAAAATCGATGAATTACGTAAGTACTTAGAAGAAGTACATTGGAATCCAGACAATTCTCGTTACGATATATCATAGATATATAGGAAGGAAAAATAAAAAAATATTTTTTCTTCCTATTATATGGATGTCTAAAGATACAAAATTCATAAGAGTAATATTGTATACAATTGCTTAGTTCAGTCTTTAATATTATTTTTTAAGAATAGTATTCATTTTTAAAAAATATCTGCTTTGATAATTTTTTTGCAATATGCTATCATAAAAACGTTTTCAAAATTTACTAACGTTTTTTTAAAAAAAACTGAGGAAATAAATTTATGACCGAAAAGAAAAAAATAAACGGTTTTACTTTAGTCATGCTAATTGTAACTACTTCTATTGGCGCGGGAATTTTCGCACTCAGCAGTGATCTGGCTCACGCAGCCGCACAAGGTCCTGCGCTAATTGCCTGGCTAATTATTGGCATAGGAGTAATTCTTCTTGCGGCAACTTTCAATAATTTATTGATTAAATGTCCCACTCTCAATGGTATCTTCACTTATGGCAAAAAAGGATTTGGCGATTTTGCTGGCTTCATTAGTGGCTGGGGTTACTGGATGTCCTGTTGGCTTGGTAATATTGCTATTTCAACCATTTTTATGAGTACATTAGGTTACTTCTTCCCGATTTTTAGTAAGAGCAACAGTATCTATTCTATTATTGGCGCAAGTATTTGCTCATGGCTGCTAATCTTTATGGTTTCACTGGGAATTGAAAATGCTGCCTTTGTTGACTCAATTATTACGATTTGCAAGTTAATACCAATTATTGTTTTTATTATTGCCAGTATATTAGTTTTCAAAGTAAACTTTTTCTCACAACACTTTTGGGGCAATCTTGCTAATTCTTTTAATTTCAGCAGTACTGTTGTTCAAGTAAAGAACTGTTTTATGACCATGATGTGGTTATTCGTCGGGATCGAAGGAGCTACTGTTCTTGCTGCCAGGGCAAAAAGTAAAAAAATTGCTGGTCGCTCAACTTTAATCGGTGTTGTAGCATTATTAATTATCTACGTTTTAGCTTCAATTCTACCCTATGGTTATTTTACAAGGGCACAATTAATTAATGCACCTCAACCACCAATGGCTTATCTCTTAGAAAAAATAGTTGGCCCTTGGGGTGGATTACTCATTAGCGTTGGCGTCTTAATTTCAATTATTGGAACATGGATTTCATGGACAATTTTACCGTCAGAAACAATGTGTGCCATGGCTAAAGAAAAACTTTTGCCAAAAAAATTGGGGGAAACCAATAAATTTGGTGCACCAATTTATGCACTTATTACAACTGGGGTAATGGTACAATTGTTCTTAATTAGTTTACTATTTACAAATAAGGCTTACGAATTTGCATATAGTTTAAGCACCGCTTCTGTAATTATTACTTATATTATTGTCGCTTCCTATCAAATTAAACTATCATCGCAAGAAAAAAATAAGCGGCAATTATTTATTGGTATTGGTACACTGATTTTTGAAACAGTCGGTATTCTTTTTGCAGGATTAAAATACTTATTGGTATGTACAATTATCTACATTCCCGGGCTATATTTATATTATTTAGCAGTTAGAAAAAGACGTAAGTTAACTACTTTAGAAAAGATTGGTATGCTAGTAATAGTAATGATTGGTATCGCCGCAATTTGGATGTTACTAAGTAAAAAAATAACTATATAATTAAAAATAAAAGCATAGTTTTAATTAAACTACGCTTTTATTTTTAACCAATATTTTACTATTACTTTTCATAATGCAAATGATACTTTATTGTATATGACTTTTCTTTATCCGTTTTTAATTCAATTGCAGAAAAGTCACGGGTACTGCCAGCTTTAGATAAAGTCTGCGGCTCAAGAGCAATTCCTTCATATGGTTCACCTACACCTTTGGTCCTTATCAAGTTCATCTGGTCTTGAGTAAAGGAATTAGCCGTGAACATTACCAAGCCATTTCTATCTGACTCGATTCCCACGCTAATTTTAGTTTGCGGATCCGCCAATTCTGCAATTATCTTCTGGTCATTATTAACTACAAAAATATCGTCGAACCCTTTTTCAGTAGTGCCATTCATCTCTTTAATTGCTGTACCTAAATTCGTCGGTTGTTGAAAATCAAATGGGGTATGCTCAACCAGAATTTGCTTACCTGTTGGAATTTTATTCTGATCTAATTCCTGAATATGAGCCGCGTTTATTTTTAGCATCTGTCCAGTAATTGTATCATCCAAACCTAAATTAAAATAAACATGCTGGGTTGGATTAAAGACTGTATCTGCCGTGCTGGCAGCAGTATACTTGATACCAACAACATCATCGGGTGACAAAGTATAAATAATTTTAACTTGCATCTCACCGGGATAACCATCTCCTGTCTGCAGATGACTCATTTCAATTGCATCACCCATGGCAGTTTGGACAATTTTTCCCTGCCAAATTTGACTGTTAAAACCGTCAGGTCCCCCATGCAGCGTTGTCGTTCCCTCATTTTGAGGTAATTGGGTTATCTGACCATTAAGGACTACCTGACCATCCATGATTCGGCCAGCAGTGCGACCAATCGCCATACAAATATAAAACGGATTAGCAAGATAATCCTTGCTATTATAATAATTTAAAACTATATTATGTGTTTCGGACTTAGTTGGCACCAGAATTTCATAAATTGTTGCTCCCAAGGTCAAGAGCGACAATGTTACACCATTAGCATTAGTTAAGCTCAACTTTTGAATTTTATGACCCTGATATTCGTCAAAGTCACTAACTGTTCCGCGTACTTTTTGCATCATTTTATCTCCCTAATTTCTATTTATGTATTCGCTTACATAAATATATTACTTTTTATAATTATTGGCAAATAAATTATTAATATCATAAAGCTAATATTATTAATTCCGCTATTTTTTGCGTATTTAATATTAAGCAAATACAGACTAAAGGAGCAATTAACATGGAAGAATATTCCCGTTGTCCGTGGGGCAACAGTCAAGACAAATTAATGCAGCAGTATCACGATCACGAGTGGGGCAAACTCAACTTAGATGAGCAATATCTCTATGAAATGCTTGTGTTGGAACTATTTCAATCCGGACTTAATTGGTCGATTGTTTTGCACAAGCGAGAAAATTTTCGTCGTGCTTTCAAAAATTTCATTCCCGAAGAAG contains these protein-coding regions:
- a CDS encoding basic amino acid/polyamine antiporter — translated: MTEKKKINGFTLVMLIVTTSIGAGIFALSSDLAHAAAQGPALIAWLIIGIGVILLAATFNNLLIKCPTLNGIFTYGKKGFGDFAGFISGWGYWMSCWLGNIAISTIFMSTLGYFFPIFSKSNSIYSIIGASICSWLLIFMVSLGIENAAFVDSIITICKLIPIIVFIIASILVFKVNFFSQHFWGNLANSFNFSSTVVQVKNCFMTMMWLFVGIEGATVLAARAKSKKIAGRSTLIGVVALLIIYVLASILPYGYFTRAQLINAPQPPMAYLLEKIVGPWGGLLISVGVLISIIGTWISWTILPSETMCAMAKEKLLPKKLGETNKFGAPIYALITTGVMVQLFLISLLFTNKAYEFAYSLSTASVIITYIIVASYQIKLSSQEKNKRQLFIGIGTLIFETVGILFAGLKYLLVCTIIYIPGLYLYYLAVRKRRKLTTLEKIGMLVIVMIGIAAIWMLLSKKITI
- a CDS encoding aldose epimerase family protein yields the protein MMQKVRGTVSDFDEYQGHKIQKLSLTNANGVTLSLLTLGATIYEILVPTKSETHNIVLNYYNSKDYLANPFYICMAIGRTAGRIMDGQVVLNGQITQLPQNEGTTTLHGGPDGFNSQIWQGKIVQTAMGDAIEMSHLQTGDGYPGEMQVKIIYTLSPDDVVGIKYTAASTADTVFNPTQHVYFNLGLDDTITGQMLKINAAHIQELDQNKIPTGKQILVEHTPFDFQQPTNLGTAIKEMNGTTEKGFDDIFVVNNDQKIIAELADPQTKISVGIESDRNGLVMFTANSFTQDQMNLIRTKGVGEPYEGIALEPQTLSKAGSTRDFSAIELKTDKEKSYTIKYHLHYEK